The following are encoded in a window of Candidatus Moraniibacteriota bacterium genomic DNA:
- a CDS encoding fibronectin type III domain-containing protein, whose product MHEATIKRQSFFSFSLSLLLGCLGAFFSFSSPTHASTVTWTGTTSTAWTTVTNWNTGTVPTSTDDVVINYTGTNQPTLDVNGGTITIQSLTLGGGASTSTLTMSNGYNGNDTNKKLNVTGNVTILNNGYLTHTANTTTETHRLLMSVGGNLDVQTGGQINVDGKGYAGSGPGINNGNCSHGGQVGLGPTYGSLTNPINLGSSGYTVSNGGGVVILNISGAIIINGQILANGRLPSDRGSSGGSINVTTSTITGSGLFQVNGVSQTYGSGAGGRIAIKLTLGNDFGSIVMRAYGGVGGSGNGSAGTIYTETASQGEGNGTVIIDNNSQSTFYTTAIPLGQTWIIKNLIVKNRGVLGVPTGTTVSLDNQNSVTGVIFGNIDDISVVGGGIAANSINGIALRGGAILLSDGNLNIQNWALIIDSPTTITGNITVKSGGYMTHSANGNIESYKMDLTLNGNLDVQTGGQINVKEKGYNNAGPGLNSGNCSYGGQASSVGPTYGSLTNPINLGTGAYYTIGGGAVILNILGSTILNGQIIASAHSPSDRPSSGGSVNITTTNISGSGSIYTNGYTGTSGGAYGYGSGGRIAVKLTSGNDFGSLTIQSYGGLGTAAGTIYTETASQGSGNGTVIIDNNNQTTSVFTAIPSTQTWTIKNLVLKNKGQISVPTGTTLDLTGATITNDGLGTSGINVNGGTLLSSSGTLSINGIYLTTTAPQTIGGNLSLGGGSTTSTLTVSNGSPTNKFTVTGNVTILNNGYLTHTANTNAETHRLFMDVGGNLDVQTGGQINVNGKGYGQGSGPGYCGTPAYGGQGSSGCSTYGSISDPINLGSGYSYSNGSGGGSVILVISGTLILNGAISSSGIFGGSGGTINIFTEIFSGFGAMNTNGSLNTTYGGGGGRIAVKLTSGNDFGLVTMQSFGVGGAAGTIYTETVSQGPNNGTLTIDNNNISTSAQTLIPQDNFTNNSLSLGNIIVKNKGLLAIPTGTTLNTTGDITIGTLNSSTDTSHIVANGTGTLISTNLTIHGVSGTGASINTNTKGYTPTLGTGAGTTGSLGYGSGGTYGGRGGNSSDGATSPNTYGNDFVPEDLGSGGGKSTGGTGGGDIRIRTNNNLNLYGTISSNGSAGLTNGGGGSGGSINILYAKNFTINGGKLQANGGAGQGGGGGGGGGRIAYAYENKTFTNQTIQTLGGTKGATAPATDGSAGSLKSGYLAGSLISSAFDSSSDANVMGTIEWKENEILPTGSSVTLSLKTAGTKGNLSSSPWIQIAQSTPSSLTTHCTKNNTTVSCTASAIPQDMKDIFEDRFFQYKVDLSSPDLLSQPQVDDVKVGYVVNAFPMIQNVTTTPNTDKTVTITYETKDEDTNTGTNTPGIVTPSFEYYNGSSWINIASNTLAPEDIQNKTVNQDTYTTHSATWTPSLVSESFYLTNAKIRVTVSDNEGANNIARAESNTFTLDTKTPTNPSLLVDASTQDLTIPSTTSVLTLGVSDDSPTQMKISLDENLTNSPWEPFNATVTIKLETDPDIVYTRFKDQYGNETQTIHTTTPETPTRVISQDTSNMLLTPPEYRAFVGFKTIEEPPTGFGNYKLYRSDDATTYTLQNIITSRTTNFLTDATPQPDILYTYKAKTTDTPGNVSFFSQTVTMKANGIQDFGEGGGGSDQTPPVLQNVTVESKDTTTVTITWETDELSDSRVEYATTPNTYTKQTGVSTYADTQAQSGLHRVTLTNLTPNTPYFFRVASTDPQGNTGVNDNNGNGYEVTTNPGPSISGVAVSSASNTQATIFWNTNVPADSVLHYSENKNGSLIDPITLSGSSVLTKNHQVTLDALTQGTTYYFYVTSTDSQGNIANDNNGGNYFQFSTTLDETPPTITNLQTSLISNDKAVITANTDEEASFLLQYRKKGSLTFTQTEQGTTYDRSHYRVLDTLTPDTEYEYQVSVKDINQNESQSDIQTMKTTLDPEYNHAPLSKIHTISDPPKVLTDQKAVITFQTDQAANCILEYGTQSRNYQEVPQTEATGIYDTLHSLHLGGLIFNTTYFYKLLCEDNLGTLIESEEKSFTTKLKQVDSGSEQAESTPPSISGVKVKDITGESAVVSWETDEVSDSRVKYGTTKDLEYATIDSITGFDPTKYTTSHSVTLRGLIPSTKYFFSTGSSDTAGNIGTSSQQTFQTQSPSSISSIKASSKQIGETTITWKTSTPTTSIVEYGNTENYGQTRKSEELKKDHEIIINNLLENSTYHFRVKGEDESKNLFSSSDSTFEPKSPPQIKEIKIEVLSDREAKVNFLTDTLTDSLVTYKNKNKEEDQKSEGNPSLLQTHSLTLKELTPGENYVLTVRVRDDMGNETLSDEIEFTMQKDETSPTVERVSTDSALSQNGKVQMIINWQTDEDASSSLIYKEGRAGEEKTVNVSSSPTKNHIIVLTSWKPGTLYSYKVIVKDLSGNETITKDYITLTPQTKESVVELIIKNFKEIFAWTGG is encoded by the coding sequence ATGCATGAAGCAACCATAAAAAGACAATCATTTTTTTCTTTTTCTCTCTCCCTCTTACTCGGATGTCTTGGAGCCTTTTTTTCTTTTTCTTCTCCTACTCATGCTTCCACTGTAACCTGGACAGGAACAACAAGCACTGCTTGGACTACAGTAACGAACTGGAATACAGGAACTGTTCCTACAAGCACAGATGATGTTGTTATAAATTACACAGGAACGAATCAACCTACACTCGATGTAAATGGTGGAACCATTACTATACAATCTCTTACTCTTGGAGGAGGAGCATCAACTTCTACTCTTACTATGAGTAATGGGTACAACGGAAATGATACAAACAAAAAATTGAATGTTACAGGAAATGTTACGATTCTCAACAATGGTTATCTTACGCATACAGCAAACACCACAACAGAAACGCATAGACTTCTCATGAGTGTCGGAGGCAATCTCGATGTTCAAACCGGAGGACAGATTAATGTGGATGGGAAGGGGTATGCTGGTAGTGGTCCTGGAATAAATAATGGTAATTGTTCTCATGGAGGACAAGTTGGTTTAGGACCAACATACGGATCTCTTACTAATCCTATAAATCTTGGAAGTAGTGGATATACTGTTTCAAATGGAGGTGGTGTTGTTATTTTGAATATTTCGGGAGCAATTATAATTAATGGACAAATTCTTGCAAATGGTCGACTTCCTAGTGATAGGGGTTCTTCGGGAGGTTCTATAAATGTTACAACTTCAACCATCACAGGATCTGGATTGTTTCAAGTAAACGGAGTATCTCAAACTTACGGATCAGGTGCTGGTGGACGTATTGCTATTAAACTCACTTTGGGAAATGATTTTGGATCTATTGTGATGCGAGCATATGGGGGCGTTGGTGGGTCAGGGAATGGATCAGCTGGAACTATCTATACCGAAACTGCAAGTCAAGGAGAAGGAAATGGAACAGTGATTATTGATAATAATAGTCAATCTACTTTTTATACAACAGCTATTCCTTTAGGGCAGACGTGGATTATTAAAAATTTGATAGTAAAAAATCGAGGAGTTCTTGGTGTCCCTACAGGAACGACAGTTTCTTTAGATAATCAAAATTCGGTAACAGGAGTAATTTTTGGAAATATAGATGATATTTCTGTTGTTGGTGGAGGAATTGCTGCGAACTCAATAAATGGTATTGCGCTTCGTGGGGGAGCAATTTTACTTTCTGATGGAAATCTTAATATTCAAAATTGGGCACTTATTATTGATTCTCCCACAACAATTACGGGAAACATTACCGTAAAATCTGGTGGGTATATGACGCACAGTGCGAATGGAAATATTGAAAGTTATAAAATGGATCTTACACTTAACGGAAACCTTGATGTTCAAACTGGAGGACAAATTAATGTAAAAGAAAAGGGATACAATAATGCTGGTCCCGGATTGAATAGTGGTAATTGCTCTTATGGGGGACAGGCTAGTTCAGTAGGACCAACATATGGATCTCTTACTAATCCTATAAATCTTGGAACAGGAGCTTATTATACAATTGGGGGAGGGGCTGTTATTCTTAATATTTTAGGATCAACCATTCTTAATGGGCAAATTATTGCAAGTGCACACTCCCCAAGTGACAGACCTTCTTCTGGAGGATCTGTTAATATTACAACAACAAATATTTCAGGTTCAGGAAGTATTTATACTAATGGTTACACAGGAACATCAGGAGGTGCTTACGGATATGGTTCTGGTGGACGTATTGCCGTTAAACTCACTTCGGGAAATGATTTTGGATCTCTTACTATCCAATCGTATGGAGGATTGGGCACTGCCGCCGGTACTATCTACACCGAAACAGCAAGTCAAGGATCGGGAAATGGAACGGTGATTATTGATAATAATAATCAAACAACCTCAGTTTTCACCGCTATCCCATCCACCCAAACATGGACCATTAAAAATCTAGTTTTAAAAAACAAAGGACAAATCAGTGTTCCCACAGGAACCACTCTTGATCTTACGGGAGCAACGATTACTAATGACGGACTTGGAACAAGTGGAATCAATGTAAATGGAGGAACGCTTCTTAGTTCTTCCGGAACACTTTCTATAAATGGAATCTATCTTACTACAACCGCACCTCAAACTATAGGAGGGAACCTTTCTCTTGGAGGAGGATCTACTACTTCTACTCTTACTGTTAGTAACGGTTCCCCAACCAACAAATTCACCGTTACTGGGAATGTTACGATTCTCAATAATGGTTACCTCACCCACACAGCAAATACAAATGCAGAAACCCACCGACTCTTTATGGATGTCGGAGGAAATCTCGATGTTCAAACTGGAGGACAAATTAATGTGAATGGGAAGGGGTATGGACAAGGAAGTGGTCCAGGATATTGCGGGACTCCAGCGTATGGAGGACAAGGATCTTCCGGATGCTCAACTTATGGATCAATATCAGATCCTATTAATTTAGGATCTGGTTATTCCTATAGTAATGGATCTGGTGGGGGATCTGTTATTTTAGTTATCTCTGGAACGTTAATACTTAACGGAGCTATCTCTTCTTCAGGTATTTTTGGTGGCTCTGGTGGTACGATAAATATTTTTACAGAAATATTTTCAGGTTTTGGTGCTATGAATACAAACGGATCTTTAAATACTACTTATGGTGGTGGCGGTGGACGTATTGCTGTCAAACTTACCTCTGGAAACGATTTCGGATTAGTAACAATGCAATCATTTGGAGTGGGTGGAGCTGCCGGAACCATCTACACTGAAACTGTCTCTCAAGGCCCCAACAATGGCACCCTCACCATAGACAACAACAACATTTCCACTTCAGCCCAAACCCTCATCCCCCAAGACAACTTCACCAACAACTCCCTCTCTCTCGGAAACATCATTGTAAAAAACAAAGGACTTCTTGCCATTCCTACAGGAACCACTCTTAACACTACAGGAGACATAACCATAGGAACTCTTAACTCTTCTACTGACACCTCACACATAGTAGCCAATGGAACAGGAACTCTCATTTCTACCAATCTCACTATTCATGGAGTAAGTGGTACAGGAGCATCCATAAACACCAACACGAAAGGTTACACTCCTACTCTTGGAACAGGAGCAGGAACAACAGGCTCTCTTGGATATGGATCAGGAGGAACATATGGAGGAAGAGGAGGAAATAGTAGTGATGGAGCAACTTCCCCTAACACCTATGGAAATGACTTTGTTCCCGAAGATCTTGGAAGTGGAGGAGGAAAGTCTACAGGAGGAACAGGAGGAGGAGATATACGAATCAGAACGAATAACAATCTCAACCTCTATGGAACCATATCCAGTAACGGTAGCGCTGGACTCACCAATGGTGGAGGAGGATCAGGAGGATCTATAAACATACTCTATGCAAAAAACTTCACCATAAACGGTGGAAAGCTTCAAGCCAATGGTGGGGCGGGACAAGGTGGTGGAGGAGGAGGGGGAGGAGGAAGAATCGCCTATGCCTATGAAAACAAAACATTTACCAATCAAACGATTCAAACACTCGGAGGAACAAAAGGAGCTACCGCACCTGCAACTGATGGAAGCGCAGGTTCACTTAAATCTGGATACCTTGCTGGTTCTCTTATCTCTTCAGCATTTGATTCCAGTAGTGATGCTAATGTCATGGGAACAATAGAATGGAAAGAAAATGAAATACTCCCAACAGGTTCTTCAGTAACTCTTTCTCTCAAAACTGCAGGAACGAAAGGAAATCTTTCTTCTTCCCCCTGGATACAAATAGCACAATCTACTCCCTCTTCTCTTACTACACATTGTACAAAAAACAATACAACGGTAAGTTGCACAGCCAGTGCTATCCCTCAAGATATGAAAGATATCTTTGAAGATCGCTTCTTTCAATACAAAGTAGATCTTTCTTCTCCTGACCTTCTTTCTCAACCTCAAGTCGATGATGTAAAAGTAGGCTATGTTGTGAATGCTTTCCCTATGATTCAAAATGTAACCACTACTCCCAATACTGATAAAACAGTAACTATCACGTACGAAACAAAAGATGAAGATACCAATACCGGAACCAATACTCCAGGAATAGTTACTCCGAGCTTTGAATACTACAATGGAAGTAGTTGGATCAATATCGCTTCCAATACTCTAGCTCCCGAAGATATACAAAACAAAACAGTGAATCAAGATACGTACACAACACACAGTGCTACCTGGACTCCTTCTCTCGTAAGTGAATCTTTCTATCTTACCAATGCAAAAATCCGTGTAACCGTAAGTGACAATGAAGGAGCGAATAATATCGCACGAGCTGAATCAAATACCTTTACCCTCGATACAAAAACTCCCACCAATCCCTCCCTCCTTGTTGATGCTTCCACTCAAGACCTCACCATTCCCTCCACCACATCTGTTCTTACTCTTGGAGTCAGTGATGACTCTCCAACACAGATGAAGATTTCTCTTGACGAAAACCTTACCAACTCTCCTTGGGAACCTTTTAATGCAACGGTAACAATAAAACTCGAAACTGATCCCGACATTGTCTATACTCGCTTCAAAGATCAATACGGGAATGAAACACAAACCATACACACAACTACTCCAGAAACTCCTACACGAGTCATTTCTCAAGATACGAGTAATATGCTTCTTACCCCTCCAGAATACCGAGCCTTCGTAGGATTCAAAACAATAGAAGAACCTCCAACAGGATTCGGAAACTACAAACTCTATAGAAGTGATGACGCTACTACCTATACGCTTCAAAATATCATAACCTCAAGAACAACAAACTTCCTTACTGATGCTACCCCACAACCAGACATTCTCTACACCTACAAAGCAAAGACAACAGACACACCAGGAAATGTTTCTTTCTTCTCACAAACCGTTACGATGAAAGCAAATGGTATTCAAGACTTCGGAGAAGGTGGAGGAGGATCAGATCAAACCCCTCCTGTTCTACAAAACGTAACCGTAGAATCTAAAGACACCACAACCGTAACTATCACATGGGAAACAGATGAACTCTCTGACTCTCGTGTAGAATATGCAACCACTCCCAACACCTATACCAAACAAACAGGAGTCTCTACCTATGCTGACACCCAAGCACAATCAGGACTTCATAGAGTCACTCTTACCAACCTCACACCAAACACTCCCTACTTCTTTAGAGTTGCCTCTACTGATCCTCAAGGCAATACCGGAGTCAATGACAATAATGGCAATGGATATGAAGTCACAACGAATCCTGGACCTTCTATCAGTGGTGTAGCGGTATCAAGTGCTTCTAACACACAAGCAACCATATTCTGGAATACGAATGTCCCTGCAGACTCTGTACTCCATTACAGTGAAAACAAGAATGGATCTCTTATCGATCCTATCACTCTCTCCGGATCAAGTGTTCTTACAAAAAATCATCAAGTAACCTTAGATGCTCTTACTCAAGGAACCACCTACTATTTCTACGTTACCTCCACCGACTCACAAGGAAACATTGCCAATGACAATAATGGAGGAAACTATTTTCAATTCTCTACAACACTCGACGAAACACCTCCTACCATAACGAATCTTCAAACATCTCTTATCTCAAATGACAAAGCAGTTATTACAGCAAACACAGATGAAGAAGCATCCTTCCTCCTTCAGTACAGAAAAAAAGGAAGCCTTACCTTCACACAAACAGAACAAGGAACAACATACGATAGATCTCACTACAGGGTACTCGATACTCTTACTCCTGATACAGAGTATGAATATCAAGTGAGTGTTAAAGATATCAATCAAAACGAATCACAGAGTGATATACAAACAATGAAAACAACCTTAGATCCAGAATACAATCATGCACCTCTTTCAAAGATTCATACTATCAGTGATCCTCCTAAAGTACTCACTGATCAAAAAGCAGTCATAACCTTCCAGACGGATCAAGCAGCAAACTGCATCCTTGAATATGGAACCCAATCAAGAAACTACCAAGAAGTTCCTCAAACAGAAGCGACAGGAATCTATGACACACTCCATTCCCTGCATCTTGGAGGACTCATCTTTAACACAACCTACTTCTACAAACTTCTTTGTGAAGATAATCTTGGAACCCTCATAGAGAGTGAAGAAAAAAGCTTCACAACAAAACTCAAACAAGTAGACAGTGGAAGTGAACAAGCAGAATCTACTCCTCCCTCTATCTCAGGAGTCAAAGTCAAAGACATTACAGGAGAGAGTGCAGTGGTGAGTTGGGAGACGGATGAAGTTTCTGATAGTAGAGTAAAATATGGTACGACAAAAGACCTTGAATATGCCACAATTGATAGTATTACAGGTTTCGACCCCACCAAATACACCACCTCCCACTCCGTAACTCTTCGAGGTCTCATCCCATCTACTAAATACTTCTTCTCCACAGGATCTTCCGACACCGCCGGAAACATAGGCACCTCCTCCCAACAAACCTTCCAAACGCAATCTCCTTCTTCCATCTCTTCCATTAAAGCTTCTTCCAAACAAATAGGGGAAACAACTATCACATGGAAAACTTCCACTCCCACTACCTCTATTGTTGAATATGGAAACACAGAAAACTATGGACAAACAAGAAAAAGTGAAGAACTCAAAAAAGATCATGAAATTATCATAAACAATCTTTTAGAAAACTCTACCTACCACTTCCGAGTAAAAGGAGAAGATGAATCAAAAAATCTCTTCTCTTCTTCCGACTCTACCTTTGAACCAAAGTCTCCACCACAAATCAAAGAAATCAAGATAGAAGTTCTTTCAGACAGAGAAGCAAAAGTAAACTTCCTTACTGATACTCTTACCGACTCTCTTGTAACCTACAAAAACAAAAACAAAGAAGAAGATCAAAAGAGTGAAGGAAATCCCTCCCTCCTCCAAACTCACTCCCTCACCCTCAAAGAACTCACTCCTGGAGAAAACTACGTTCTTACTGTACGAGTCAGAGATGATATGGGAAATGAAACTCTCTCTGATGAGATAGAATTCACTATGCAAAAAGATGAAACTTCTCCTACAGTAGAAAGAGTCTCTACCGACTCCGCTCTTTCACAAAACGGAAAAGTACAAATGATTATTAACTGGCAAACAGATGAAGATGCTTCTTCCTCCCTCATCTACAAAGAAGGAAGAGCAGGAGAAGAAAAAACAGTGAATGTAAGTTCTTCCCCAACAAAGAATCACATCATTGTACTCACCTCTTGGAAACCAGGAACTCTCTACTCTTACAAAGTCATAGTAAAAGATCTGAGTGGGAATGAAACCATAACCAAAGACTACATCACCCTTACACCACAAACAAAAGAATCTGTTGTAGAACTCATCATAAAGAACTTCAAAGAAATCTTTGCTTGGACGGGAGGGTAG
- a CDS encoding methionine--tRNA ligase — MKSFYITTTLPYVNADPHIGFASEIIIADVLARFHRSRGEDVVFNTGTDEHGQKIYQNALLEGVSAKVYADRYAKEFQKLKDLLHVDYSHFIRTTDEHHIRAAQELWKRVEKNGYMYKKEYNVKYCVGCELEKTDSELKEGKCEFHPNKELECIQEENYFFRFSAFGENLLDIYKKYPDFVVPEKRRNEIRAFVERGLQDFSISRRKEKMPWGIPVPGDDEHVMYVWFDALTNYISTLGWPEDQENFEKFWGTIENPKAIQIAGKDNLRQQSAMWQAMLLAGGLPSSRKIGINGFISVDGKKMSKSLGNVIAPSEMVEKFGVDATRYLLLTKGYFGEDNDITWKWLEEKYNADLANGLGNLVSRIIALSLKESVLFQEEIKEKIDVSAHIENFDMNIALELIWQRIGNANKYIEEQKPWELKKTHPEKFVETMRYLLKEISLIADALKFFLPETAEKILSMVETRERKILFERIEIA; from the coding sequence ATGAAATCATTTTATATTACTACTACCTTACCGTATGTGAATGCGGATCCTCATATAGGATTTGCTTCAGAGATTATTATTGCTGATGTTTTGGCAAGATTTCACAGATCACGTGGAGAGGACGTGGTTTTTAATACAGGAACCGATGAGCATGGACAAAAAATCTATCAAAACGCCCTCTTGGAAGGGGTGAGTGCAAAAGTGTATGCAGATCGTTATGCAAAAGAATTTCAAAAATTAAAAGATTTATTGCATGTTGATTATTCTCATTTTATACGAACTACGGATGAGCATCATATTCGTGCTGCTCAGGAATTGTGGAAACGAGTAGAGAAAAATGGGTATATGTACAAAAAAGAATATAATGTGAAATATTGTGTGGGATGTGAATTAGAAAAAACAGACTCAGAGCTCAAAGAAGGTAAATGTGAATTTCACCCCAACAAAGAATTAGAATGTATTCAGGAAGAAAATTATTTTTTTCGATTTAGTGCTTTTGGTGAGAATCTTTTGGATATATATAAAAAGTATCCAGATTTTGTCGTACCAGAGAAAAGACGTAATGAAATACGTGCTTTTGTAGAAAGAGGACTTCAGGACTTTTCTATTTCCAGAAGAAAGGAAAAAATGCCATGGGGAATTCCTGTTCCGGGAGATGATGAACATGTTATGTATGTGTGGTTCGATGCTCTCACAAATTATATTTCTACGCTGGGTTGGCCTGAAGATCAAGAAAATTTCGAAAAGTTTTGGGGGACAATTGAGAATCCAAAGGCTATTCAAATAGCAGGAAAAGATAATCTTCGTCAGCAAAGTGCTATGTGGCAAGCTATGCTTTTGGCAGGGGGTCTTCCTTCGAGTAGAAAGATTGGTATAAATGGTTTTATCAGTGTCGATGGAAAAAAAATGAGCAAATCCTTGGGAAATGTTATAGCTCCTTCAGAAATGGTAGAAAAGTTTGGTGTGGATGCAACAAGGTATCTTCTTCTTACTAAGGGATATTTCGGAGAAGATAATGATATTACATGGAAGTGGTTAGAAGAGAAATATAATGCAGATCTTGCTAATGGTTTGGGAAATCTTGTTTCAAGAATTATCGCACTTTCCCTGAAAGAAAGTGTTCTCTTTCAAGAAGAAATAAAAGAAAAAATTGATGTTTCTGCGCATATTGAAAACTTTGATATGAACATAGCATTGGAATTGATATGGCAAAGAATAGGAAATGCCAATAAATACATTGAAGAGCAAAAACCGTGGGAGCTCAAAAAGACTCATCCTGAAAAATTTGTAGAAACTATGCGCTATCTTTTGAAAGAAATTTCTCTCATTGCAGATGCTTTGAAATTTTTCCTTCCAGAAACAGCGGAAAAAATTCTTTCTATGGTGGAAACTCGAGAAAGAAAAATTTTGTTTGAAAGAATAGAAATAGCATAA
- the rsmI gene encoding 16S rRNA (cytidine(1402)-2'-O)-methyltransferase — protein sequence MSEEIIRGTLFVIGTPIGNLEDMTFRSLRVLALCDKIACEDTRVTKKLLTHYNIQTPTISYHQHSKDRDIEKILILLGSGKSIALVTDAGTPGISDPGNMLVEQVVRAGFLVVPIPGASALATAVSISGFDMQQFFFAGFPPHKKGRKTFFEKVVASNVAVAYYDSVHRVIKNLELLAQMNPDVTIVVARELTKMFESILRGKVGDIIQHFRENPGECRGEFVILVAPLKK from the coding sequence ATGAGCGAAGAAATTATTCGAGGAACACTTTTTGTTATCGGTACTCCCATTGGTAATTTGGAAGATATGACTTTTCGTTCTCTTCGAGTTTTGGCCTTGTGCGACAAAATTGCTTGTGAAGATACTCGAGTAACAAAAAAACTTCTCACTCATTACAATATTCAAACACCTACAATTTCATACCATCAGCATTCCAAAGATCGTGATATTGAAAAGATTTTGATCCTTCTTGGATCTGGAAAGAGTATTGCTTTGGTAACTGATGCGGGAACTCCTGGAATATCAGACCCGGGAAATATGTTGGTAGAGCAGGTTGTTCGAGCTGGATTTTTGGTTGTTCCTATTCCAGGCGCATCGGCACTTGCTACGGCAGTGAGTATTTCTGGCTTTGATATGCAACAGTTTTTTTTCGCAGGATTTCCTCCTCATAAAAAGGGAAGAAAAACATTTTTTGAAAAGGTAGTGGCTTCAAATGTTGCTGTGGCCTACTATGATTCTGTACATCGTGTAATAAAAAATTTGGAACTTCTTGCTCAGATGAATCCAGATGTTACTATTGTCGTAGCGAGAGAGCTTACCAAAATGTTTGAAAGTATTTTGCGAGGAAAAGTGGGTGATATTATACAGCATTTTCGGGAGAATCCGGGAGAATGTCGGGGGGAATTTGTTATTCTTGTGGCGCCTTTGAAAAAATAA
- a CDS encoding AI-2E family transporter, with translation MNKITISPSILWWATGIVLGVWFLYVIRDIIVLFFVALIISAAMEPAIRKLQNRFVNRSAAVIVVFISLLIIVAGILWSIIPMVINEIRSLAEELPIYAKELTGSEVLFEDISRFILSSFENGFGQAGVSQEVFSKTVGVIGSFVSFFAILSMAFYLSIREDGVQQFLRSLLPKKYQGYIISRSQVIYEKIGRWMLGQFILMFIVFVLYYAVLLVFGVPNALVLAILGGALEIIPYFGPVLAAIPAIVLAFFVSPLVGLLVAISFGVIQQIENHILVPQVMRKVLGLNPVVIILALFVGGSIAGVSGMILAVPFVMGLRVFVKDVIDAREKENNKS, from the coding sequence ATGAATAAAATAACCATTTCTCCGTCCATTCTTTGGTGGGCTACAGGCATCGTTTTGGGTGTGTGGTTCCTTTATGTAATCCGTGACATTATCGTGTTATTTTTTGTAGCACTTATAATTTCTGCGGCGATGGAGCCCGCCATTCGGAAATTACAAAATCGTTTTGTAAATCGAAGTGCTGCTGTCATAGTCGTTTTTATTTCTTTACTTATTATTGTAGCGGGAATTCTTTGGTCTATTATTCCTATGGTAATAAATGAGATTCGTTCTTTGGCTGAAGAGCTTCCTATCTATGCAAAAGAGCTTACAGGATCGGAAGTTTTGTTTGAAGATATTTCTCGTTTTATACTTTCCTCTTTTGAAAATGGTTTCGGACAAGCGGGCGTTTCTCAGGAAGTGTTCTCTAAAACGGTTGGCGTTATTGGATCCTTTGTTTCTTTTTTTGCTATATTATCGATGGCTTTTTATCTTTCGATTCGAGAAGATGGTGTTCAACAATTCCTCCGATCATTACTTCCAAAAAAGTATCAGGGATATATTATTTCTCGATCGCAGGTAATTTATGAAAAAATTGGACGATGGATGTTGGGGCAGTTTATTCTCATGTTTATTGTGTTTGTTTTGTATTATGCGGTACTTTTAGTTTTTGGCGTTCCGAACGCTTTAGTTCTGGCAATCTTGGGAGGAGCTCTTGAAATTATTCCTTATTTTGGGCCAGTTTTGGCAGCTATACCCGCTATTGTTTTGGCATTTTTTGTTTCTCCTCTTGTTGGCCTTCTTGTGGCTATAAGTTTTGGCGTTATTCAACAAATTGAAAATCATATTCTCGTGCCTCAGGTTATGAGAAAAGTTTTGGGACTGAATCCCGTGGTTATTATTCTTGCTCTTTTCGTAGGAGGAAGTATTGCAGGCGTATCAGGGATGATTTTGGCAGTGCCTTTTGTTATGGGACTCCGAGTTTTTGTTAAAGACGTTATCGATGCACGCGAAAAAGAAAATAATAAATCGTAA